The Tistrella mobilis genome window below encodes:
- a CDS encoding ATP-binding protein: MAIDPVALNRRLLRAAADAEGPAAALLAWTAALGDATGAVRATLWQPGRTMAAIRILVDWKAPDVDGTADGPRCEQVIRLLVQPRQVLATLVMPGSAGEGLDPELVRDMAAQLKILLHGIAAEERATALAAGIDAGRDGVVIVEARPVDGPPGRLVHASRHFAPAVEPAVLPPLLDRPGMTRPLREAAARAAALGEAQALEMLHPGDGAPRVLNMTLSALPPTRLFEGGWLGVVRDPGAPPGQAEVIASQQKMIQALYDANPLPMWIYDEQDFRLLSVNEAMVRKYGYDRDTLLGMTLLDLRPAEDVPALMTRLTTRASGHEVSGPWRHRAADGGTFYVEIATHRLDWEGRPAILTAAIDITGRELANHVLRSRQSETDRLLRMQTAIIDTIPAQVWLLDVAGNVMAVNRAWSRFAEEMGETAPDVQVGRDFRGAAGGYGGAEPAGPARMAPPIQADAVAAILSVVTGRLPEITHEYRLKVRDQTRWFRMTAVGVTDGSGLPNGAVVMSVEITDMKRAQFEIMAAQNRAIAASAAKSLFLAHMSHELRTPLNAVIGFADVIEGQMLGPVGVGTYRDYAGHIAVAGRHLLQIIDGLLDLANIESGQLSPERRAAALDGLVREAATSCTAVLRRYGATLDIGARGNTTADVDARLTRRMIGFLIDNAIRYGHSGGRVQIRIDGSADDRVSIDITDDGPGVSAERLQTVTEPFSMPSGSVRPERAGVGLGLPLARHYAELHGGRLELTDRRAAGEATSGLRVRITLPRHPDA; encoded by the coding sequence ATGGCGATCGATCCGGTCGCGCTGAACCGGAGATTGTTGCGTGCAGCTGCCGATGCCGAAGGGCCGGCGGCGGCTCTGCTGGCATGGACCGCCGCTCTCGGGGACGCGACCGGGGCGGTGAGGGCCACGCTCTGGCAGCCCGGCCGGACAATGGCGGCCATCCGTATCCTGGTCGACTGGAAGGCGCCGGATGTCGATGGGACAGCCGATGGGCCGCGCTGCGAGCAGGTGATCCGCCTGTTGGTGCAGCCGCGCCAGGTGCTCGCGACCCTTGTGATGCCGGGCAGCGCCGGCGAGGGCCTGGACCCTGAGCTGGTCCGGGATATGGCTGCGCAGCTGAAGATCCTGTTGCACGGCATTGCTGCGGAGGAACGTGCCACGGCACTGGCGGCCGGAATCGATGCCGGCCGGGACGGGGTGGTGATCGTCGAGGCGCGCCCGGTCGACGGCCCGCCGGGCCGGCTGGTCCATGCCAGCCGCCATTTCGCGCCCGCGGTTGAACCGGCGGTGCTGCCGCCGCTGCTCGACCGGCCCGGCATGACCAGACCGCTGCGCGAGGCGGCGGCACGGGCCGCGGCCCTGGGGGAGGCGCAGGCCCTGGAGATGCTGCATCCCGGAGACGGCGCGCCCAGGGTTCTGAACATGACCCTCTCCGCCCTGCCGCCGACGCGGCTGTTCGAGGGCGGCTGGCTGGGCGTGGTGCGCGACCCCGGGGCGCCCCCCGGCCAGGCCGAGGTGATCGCCAGCCAGCAGAAGATGATCCAGGCGCTCTACGATGCCAATCCGCTGCCGATGTGGATCTATGACGAGCAGGATTTCCGTCTGCTGTCGGTCAACGAGGCGATGGTGCGGAAATACGGGTACGACCGCGACACGCTGCTGGGCATGACCCTGCTGGATCTGCGCCCGGCCGAGGATGTGCCGGCCCTGATGACCCGGCTCACCACCCGGGCCAGCGGCCACGAGGTCAGCGGCCCCTGGCGGCACAGGGCGGCCGATGGCGGGACCTTCTATGTGGAGATCGCCACCCATCGGCTGGACTGGGAGGGGCGGCCGGCGATCCTGACGGCTGCCATCGACATCACCGGCCGGGAACTGGCCAATCATGTGCTGCGCAGCCGTCAGAGCGAGACCGACCGGCTGCTGCGCATGCAGACCGCGATCATCGATACCATTCCGGCCCAGGTCTGGCTTCTGGATGTGGCGGGCAATGTGATGGCGGTGAACCGCGCCTGGAGCCGGTTCGCCGAAGAGATGGGCGAGACTGCGCCGGATGTTCAGGTCGGCCGCGACTTCCGCGGCGCGGCCGGCGGCTATGGCGGCGCCGAGCCGGCCGGCCCGGCCCGCATGGCGCCGCCGATCCAGGCCGATGCCGTGGCGGCAATCCTGTCGGTGGTGACCGGCCGGCTGCCCGAAATCACCCATGAATACCGGCTGAAGGTGCGCGACCAGACCCGCTGGTTCCGGATGACCGCGGTGGGCGTCACCGACGGGTCCGGGCTGCCGAACGGTGCGGTGGTGATGTCGGTGGAGATCACCGACATGAAGCGCGCCCAGTTCGAGATCATGGCGGCTCAGAACCGGGCGATCGCCGCCAGCGCCGCCAAATCGCTGTTCCTGGCCCATATGAGCCACGAGCTGCGCACGCCGCTGAACGCGGTCATCGGCTTTGCCGATGTGATCGAAGGCCAGATGCTGGGTCCCGTGGGGGTTGGTACCTATCGCGATTATGCCGGCCATATCGCCGTGGCCGGTCGGCATCTGCTGCAGATCATCGACGGGCTGCTGGACCTTGCCAATATCGAAAGCGGCCAGCTGTCGCCGGAACGGCGGGCGGCCGCGCTCGATGGGCTGGTGCGCGAGGCGGCGACGTCCTGCACCGCCGTGCTGCGCCGTTATGGCGCGACGCTGGATATCGGGGCCCGCGGCAACACCACCGCCGATGTCGATGCCCGCCTGACCCGGCGCATGATCGGCTTCCTGATCGACAATGCCATCCGCTACGGCCATAGCGGCGGCCGTGTTCAGATCCGCATCGACGGCAGCGCCGATGATCGTGTGTCGATCGACATCACCGACGACGGGCCGGGTGTGTCGGCGGAGCGCTTGCAGACCGTGACCGAACCGTTCTCGATGCCGTCGGGGTCGGTGCGGCCCGAACGCGCCGGGGTGGGGTTGGGCCTGCCGCTCGCCCGCCATTATGCCGAGCTGCATGGCGGGCGGCTGGAGCTGACCGACCGGCGTGCGGCGGGGGAGGCCACAAGCGGGCTTCGGGTCCGGATCACTCTGCCGCGGCATCCGGACGCCTGA